From a region of the Agromyces ramosus genome:
- a CDS encoding WXG100 family type VII secretion target produces the protein MAEIRVTSDSLAGVAGQLSSGSQSIESQLSNLKSLVEGLISGDWSGTASQSFNELYSQWDQAGLQLKESLQGISDLLNQAALSYEDSENAIAGTFNG, from the coding sequence ATGGCGGAAATCCGCGTTACTTCGGACTCGCTTGCGGGCGTCGCAGGCCAGCTCTCGAGCGGCTCGCAGTCCATCGAGTCGCAGTTGTCGAACCTGAAGTCCCTCGTCGAGGGGCTGATCTCGGGCGACTGGAGCGGCACGGCGTCGCAGAGCTTCAACGAGCTGTACTCCCAGTGGGACCAGGCCGGTCTCCAGCTGAAGGAGTCCCTGCAGGGCATCAGCGACCTGCTGAACCAGGCGGCGCTGTCGTACGAAGACAGCGAGAACGCGATCGCGGGCACGTTCAACGGTTGA
- a CDS encoding FHA domain-containing protein encodes MVSARCAYCDATLQPNSMFCTSCGQLVPQSSSSRPPAPYSGGPAPQRPAGGASAATSRGPIEPVPLPSLLPWQQAQASEQKPTSAASAEVRGVALSKVELSFSTGQRVVVSGTAVIGRKPGQTAAATGAQAIELLDDTRSVSRVHLYFALEAGRMTVADAGSSNGSSIERAGQQIPLQGAGAPVEVVPGDRVWVGDLSFELRPAV; translated from the coding sequence GTGGTCTCTGCACGCTGCGCGTATTGCGATGCCACACTGCAGCCGAACAGCATGTTCTGCACCTCGTGCGGGCAGCTCGTTCCGCAGTCGTCGTCGAGTCGTCCGCCGGCGCCGTACTCGGGTGGCCCGGCTCCGCAGCGGCCCGCCGGTGGCGCGTCTGCAGCGACCTCGCGGGGTCCGATCGAGCCGGTGCCGCTGCCGTCGCTGCTGCCGTGGCAGCAGGCCCAGGCGAGCGAGCAGAAGCCGACGTCCGCCGCATCCGCCGAGGTCCGAGGTGTGGCGCTCTCGAAGGTCGAGCTCTCGTTCTCGACCGGCCAGCGCGTCGTCGTCAGCGGCACGGCGGTCATCGGCCGCAAGCCCGGCCAGACCGCCGCCGCCACGGGCGCGCAGGCGATCGAGTTGCTCGACGACACGCGGTCGGTGTCGCGGGTGCACCTCTACTTCGCCCTCGAGGCCGGTCGCATGACCGTGGCCGACGCGGGTTCCAGCAACGGCTCGAGCATCGAGCGCGCCGGGCAGCAGATTCCCCTGCAGGGCGCCGGTGCTCCCGTCGAGGTCGTGCCGGGCGATCGAGTGTGGGTCGGCGACCTCAGCTTCGAGCTCCGCCCGGCCGTCTAG
- a CDS encoding FtsK/SpoIIIE domain-containing protein, whose product MTVRLTIGAPVAQGEPASWLLKVDEATTVGEVAESLGVAPSALDPRSTATTPFGESALLSGATIPAQDHDGPEPGTLRLEVVGGPFAGETIPLSFGVAVTIGSAPTAHLAISDPSLAPQHAVLSLDVPAPVEDGRPAPLSATLAPAVAGAPIWVNGDTVDGSVTLVPADLFQLGNSMFRLGMAPGSDADLTRDALGARGFNRPSRIQPSKAQPVVMLPGDKPEDPDQSPMPWLSAIIPVVLGVTMAIVFARPIMLLMAAASPIMVVGSFIANRKMAKKKGVKTEKQWIADVKVAERRIRDLAKAQRLDGWYRMPDPVIIADIALRPLARLWERRKNDDDALQIRVGVTEVELDVRLEGGGKDRTTQGSVGVTPQPVAADLGKGVVGIAGPADAVRSLARAMLTSFAALRSPRDAELIVICDADADAEWGWTQWLPHVQASSSVPAMLGNTDDTRRERLREIAVTLENRMRAAGQRGAASPSDILVVVDGAREYRMLPGMVPLLEHGAAHGIHVIALDSERARLPEEATSVVVVDPADPALARFETGKEYYPTVLLDGVSLPLAQRIARSLCSIQHVSGVGDDAMLPTSVRMVDLLKIDLDDPAPIMQRWAKQPRNTFVVVGANADGEFALDISRDGPHALVAGTTGSGKSEFLQALVVSLALANRPDALNFVLVDYKGGSAFADCERLPHTVGMVTNLDARETERALASLDAELKRREVVLRDMGAKDVDAAWAKDAETAAQRGLARLMIVIDEFAELKTELPEFIDGLVRIARVGRSLGVNLVLATQRPAGVITAEMQSNINLRVALRVTDRSDSSDILGSGEAALISASTPGRGFVRLGPSAAPSGFQTARVAGIRPGVQRVVKVLPPAAKIEWETLGFPVRYPQTSSQHEENRDHDDTDLRAVVDVITEATNRLGIAKNPSPWLLPLPAVLPLDKLADTPLKPTELLLGLEDVPGEQSQRPLTWDVANGSHILFLGGSMSGRTTALRTLLAQTVQRFTPADLHLYISDFGNGALLPFADAPQCGAVVTQLDGDRLPRLMQRVLEELATRQATLSSAGVGHINEQRAQADPTTALPYAIFAVDGWERMSSTMNPDQLVAFREQFMRVLREGPAVGVRVVMTGDRGISGDKVSSFIDEQYVLPMRDINDYRTAGVMAKDVPLNLPAGRALWGANGSEAQFAVLVRDTSGEAQTTALRRTIEHVRDHFDQFPQLAELPQPFRVDPLPGYMALTAAYELPLGDGGGEDGPVVAIGGDRLSKFTLDWPGDGGFVVTGDRRSGRSSTLAAIVHQLAWRKEPLLVVSPRASVLTELAERSGIPVISAADTQPAQLDEILAPFDGRVTVVVDDAEQFKNAPIEHALTGIKHRATFIVAADTDSLSTLFGGPFVEAKKARRAFVLRPGAAMVGTQAVGAPIPKFMLGQAPAGGGVFTTPSGWMPARVPDVRQ is encoded by the coding sequence ATGACCGTTCGGCTGACGATCGGCGCGCCCGTCGCGCAAGGAGAGCCCGCATCGTGGCTGCTCAAGGTCGACGAGGCCACCACGGTGGGCGAGGTCGCCGAGTCGCTGGGTGTCGCGCCCTCCGCGCTCGACCCTCGTTCGACCGCCACGACGCCCTTCGGTGAATCCGCGCTGCTCTCGGGAGCGACGATCCCGGCGCAGGACCACGACGGTCCCGAGCCCGGCACGCTCCGGCTCGAGGTCGTCGGCGGCCCGTTCGCCGGTGAGACCATCCCCCTCTCATTCGGGGTCGCGGTCACGATCGGCAGTGCTCCGACGGCGCACCTCGCGATCTCCGATCCCTCGCTCGCGCCGCAGCACGCCGTTCTGAGCCTCGACGTCCCCGCGCCGGTCGAGGACGGGCGTCCCGCGCCGCTCTCCGCGACACTCGCGCCCGCCGTCGCCGGGGCTCCGATCTGGGTCAACGGCGACACCGTCGACGGCTCGGTCACGCTCGTGCCGGCCGACCTCTTCCAGCTCGGCAACAGCATGTTCCGGCTCGGCATGGCGCCCGGCTCCGACGCCGACCTCACCCGCGATGCGCTCGGTGCCCGCGGCTTCAACCGCCCGTCGCGGATCCAGCCGTCCAAGGCGCAGCCGGTCGTGATGCTGCCCGGCGACAAGCCGGAAGACCCCGACCAGTCGCCCATGCCCTGGCTCTCGGCGATCATCCCGGTCGTGCTCGGCGTCACGATGGCGATCGTGTTCGCCCGGCCCATCATGTTGCTCATGGCGGCGGCGAGTCCCATCATGGTCGTCGGCTCCTTCATCGCGAACCGCAAGATGGCGAAGAAGAAGGGCGTGAAGACCGAGAAGCAGTGGATCGCCGACGTCAAGGTGGCCGAGCGTCGCATCCGTGACCTCGCGAAGGCGCAGCGGCTCGATGGCTGGTATCGCATGCCCGACCCCGTGATCATCGCCGACATCGCCCTTCGGCCGCTGGCTCGCCTCTGGGAACGGCGCAAGAACGATGACGACGCGCTCCAGATCCGCGTCGGCGTCACCGAGGTGGAGCTCGATGTGCGCCTCGAGGGCGGCGGCAAGGATCGCACGACACAGGGGAGCGTCGGCGTCACGCCGCAACCGGTGGCCGCCGACCTCGGCAAGGGCGTCGTCGGCATCGCGGGCCCGGCCGATGCCGTGCGCAGCCTCGCTCGCGCGATGCTCACCTCGTTCGCGGCACTGCGTTCCCCGCGCGACGCCGAGCTCATCGTCATCTGCGACGCCGACGCCGACGCCGAGTGGGGCTGGACCCAGTGGCTCCCGCACGTGCAGGCCAGCAGCTCGGTCCCGGCGATGCTGGGCAACACCGACGACACCCGTCGCGAGCGACTCCGCGAGATCGCGGTCACGCTCGAGAATCGCATGCGCGCCGCCGGCCAGCGCGGGGCAGCCAGTCCCTCCGACATCCTCGTGGTCGTCGACGGCGCACGGGAGTACCGGATGCTCCCGGGCATGGTGCCGCTGCTCGAGCACGGCGCCGCCCACGGCATCCACGTGATCGCGCTCGACTCCGAGCGGGCCCGCCTGCCGGAGGAAGCGACGAGCGTCGTCGTGGTCGATCCCGCCGACCCCGCCCTCGCCCGGTTCGAGACCGGGAAGGAGTACTACCCGACGGTGCTCCTCGACGGGGTCTCGCTGCCGCTCGCACAACGGATCGCTCGGAGCCTGTGCTCCATCCAGCACGTGAGCGGCGTCGGCGACGACGCGATGCTGCCGACGAGCGTGCGCATGGTCGACCTGCTGAAGATCGACCTCGACGACCCGGCACCCATCATGCAGCGCTGGGCGAAGCAGCCGCGCAACACCTTCGTCGTCGTCGGAGCCAATGCCGACGGCGAGTTCGCGCTCGACATCTCACGCGACGGGCCGCACGCGCTCGTCGCCGGAACGACCGGCTCCGGGAAGTCCGAGTTCCTCCAAGCCCTCGTCGTGAGCCTCGCGCTCGCCAACCGGCCAGACGCCCTGAACTTCGTGCTCGTCGACTACAAGGGCGGCTCCGCGTTCGCCGACTGCGAGCGGCTGCCGCACACCGTCGGCATGGTCACGAACCTCGACGCACGCGAGACGGAGCGTGCACTCGCCTCGCTCGATGCGGAGCTCAAGCGCCGCGAGGTGGTGCTGCGCGACATGGGCGCGAAAGACGTCGACGCGGCCTGGGCGAAGGACGCAGAGACCGCCGCCCAGCGCGGCCTGGCGCGCCTCATGATCGTCATCGACGAGTTCGCCGAGCTCAAGACCGAGCTCCCCGAGTTCATCGACGGCCTCGTGCGCATCGCGCGGGTCGGTCGTTCGCTCGGTGTCAACCTCGTGCTCGCGACGCAGCGACCGGCCGGTGTCATCACGGCCGAGATGCAGTCGAACATCAACCTCAGGGTCGCGCTGCGCGTCACCGACCGTTCGGACTCCTCCGACATCCTCGGCTCGGGCGAGGCCGCGCTGATCAGCGCATCCACACCGGGCCGCGGCTTCGTGCGGCTCGGGCCGAGCGCGGCGCCGAGCGGATTCCAGACCGCGCGCGTGGCCGGCATCCGGCCCGGCGTCCAGCGCGTCGTCAAGGTGCTGCCGCCCGCGGCCAAGATCGAATGGGAGACGCTCGGCTTCCCCGTCAGGTATCCGCAGACGTCGTCCCAGCACGAGGAGAACCGCGATCACGACGACACCGATCTGCGGGCCGTCGTCGACGTCATCACCGAGGCGACGAACCGCCTCGGCATCGCGAAGAACCCGTCGCCGTGGCTCCTTCCGCTTCCCGCCGTGCTTCCCCTCGACAAGCTCGCCGACACCCCGTTGAAGCCGACCGAGCTCCTGCTCGGGCTCGAGGACGTCCCGGGCGAGCAGTCCCAGCGGCCGTTGACGTGGGACGTCGCGAACGGCTCGCACATCCTGTTCCTCGGCGGGTCGATGTCGGGACGCACCACCGCCCTCCGGACGCTGCTCGCACAGACGGTACAGCGATTCACGCCGGCCGACCTCCATCTCTACATCAGCGACTTCGGCAACGGCGCGCTGCTGCCGTTCGCCGATGCCCCGCAATGCGGCGCGGTGGTCACGCAGCTCGACGGCGACCGGCTGCCACGCCTGATGCAGCGCGTGCTCGAGGAGCTCGCCACTCGCCAGGCGACCCTTTCGAGCGCCGGTGTGGGCCACATCAACGAACAGCGCGCGCAGGCCGACCCCACGACGGCATTGCCGTACGCGATCTTCGCCGTCGACGGCTGGGAGCGCATGAGCTCGACCATGAACCCCGACCAGCTGGTCGCGTTCCGAGAGCAGTTCATGCGGGTGCTCCGCGAGGGTCCGGCGGTGGGCGTGCGCGTCGTCATGACGGGCGACCGTGGCATCTCGGGCGACAAGGTCTCGTCGTTCATCGACGAGCAGTACGTGCTTCCGATGCGCGACATCAACGACTACCGCACCGCGGGAGTCATGGCGAAGGATGTCCCGCTGAACCTGCCGGCCGGACGCGCGCTCTGGGGCGCCAACGGCTCGGAGGCCCAGTTCGCCGTGCTGGTGCGCGACACGAGCGGTGAAGCGCAGACCACGGCGCTGCGCCGCACGATCGAGCACGTCCGCGACCACTTCGACCAGTTCCCGCAGCTCGCCGAGCTGCCCCAGCCGTTCCGCGTCGATCCCCTGCCCGGATACATGGCGCTCACCGCGGCGTACGAGCTCCCACTGGGTGACGGCGGCGGCGAGGACGGCCCCGTCGTGGCGATCGGCGGCGACCGCCTGTCGAAGTTCACGCTCGACTGGCCCGGCGACGGCGGTTTCGTCGTCACCGGCGACCGGCGATCCGGGCGGTCCTCGACGCTCGCGGCCATCGTGCACCAGCTCGCCTGGCGCAAGGAGCCGTTGCTCGTCGTCTCGCCCCGCGCCTCGGTGCTGACCGAGCTCGCCGAGCGCTCCGGCATCCCGGTCATCAGCGCTGCCGATACGCAACCGGCGCAACTCGACGAGATCCTCGCACCGTTCGACGGCCGCGTCACCGTCGTCGTCGACGACGCGGAGCAGTTCAAGAACGCACCCATCGAGCACGCGCTGACGGGCATCAAGCATCGGGCGACGTTCATCGTCGCCGCCGACACCGACTCGTTGTCGACGCTCTTCGGCGGGCCGTTCGTCGAGGCGAAGAAGGCGCGGCGGGCGTTCGTGCTCCGGCCGGGGGCGGCCATGGTCGGCACCCAGGCCGTCGGTGCACCGATCCCCAAGTTCATGCTCGGGCAGGCGCCCGCCGGTGGCGGCGTGTTCACGACGCCGAGCGGGTGGATGCCCGCGCGCGTGCCCGACGTCAGGCAGTGA
- a CDS encoding Ig-like domain-containing protein, whose protein sequence is MGSLSLLCALIASITVVEQGPRADAAQTDEGLTSVAVPYLGTTTIEPGSGWQISDCAVPRAATALVTECESTKLTLTATAYDPEAGATVVPVPQSNGATSVVFHYTVTLAPPERPTVTGGPVGFPVAAGSTVMLPLSDLGIECPVCADGGALDVVAVEPPSAGTAAATGTHLVFRPSAAYSGSAGIVVRFADDYGAWSPDATIDVPVYRPVAALVATSVFAAVEGTEQQAVDLRPLVFGMDAGELHFLGCGAAVHGTVVCASDGTAIYIPSGASVDQFSYHVATANGEQATGSVTLVGDSSELPPAGLVPASAVQRGDDGVPSMIVPRVPVEPGSGGDDGIFSPLIETLDGVGAAR, encoded by the coding sequence ATGGGCAGCCTCTCATTGCTGTGCGCGCTCATCGCCTCCATCACCGTGGTCGAACAGGGGCCGCGAGCGGATGCCGCGCAAACCGACGAGGGCCTGACCTCGGTCGCCGTGCCGTACCTCGGCACCACGACGATCGAGCCCGGCTCGGGCTGGCAGATCTCCGACTGCGCGGTGCCGCGCGCCGCGACGGCGCTCGTCACCGAGTGCGAGTCGACGAAGCTCACCCTCACAGCGACGGCCTACGACCCCGAGGCGGGAGCGACCGTCGTCCCGGTCCCGCAGTCCAACGGCGCGACCTCGGTCGTCTTCCACTACACCGTGACCCTCGCGCCCCCCGAGCGTCCGACGGTCACCGGTGGTCCGGTGGGGTTCCCCGTTGCAGCGGGATCCACCGTGATGCTCCCGCTGAGCGACCTCGGCATCGAGTGCCCGGTCTGCGCCGATGGCGGCGCACTCGACGTCGTCGCGGTCGAGCCCCCGTCGGCCGGCACTGCGGCTGCGACCGGCACGCACCTCGTGTTCCGGCCGTCGGCCGCGTACTCCGGCAGCGCGGGCATCGTCGTGCGGTTCGCCGACGATTACGGCGCCTGGTCACCCGATGCGACGATCGACGTGCCGGTGTACCGCCCCGTTGCCGCACTCGTCGCCACGAGCGTCTTCGCCGCGGTCGAGGGCACGGAGCAGCAGGCGGTCGACCTGCGTCCACTGGTCTTCGGCATGGATGCCGGTGAGCTCCACTTCCTCGGATGCGGTGCCGCCGTGCACGGCACGGTCGTCTGCGCATCCGACGGCACGGCGATCTACATTCCGTCCGGAGCATCCGTCGACCAGTTCAGCTACCACGTCGCCACGGCGAACGGTGAGCAGGCGACCGGCTCGGTGACGCTCGTCGGCGACTCGTCCGAACTGCCGCCTGCGGGGCTCGTTCCCGCCTCGGCTGTGCAGCGTGGCGACGATGGCGTACCTTCGATGATCGTTCCCCGGGTGCCGGTCGAGCCCGGATCCGGCGGCGACGACGGGATCTTCAGCCCGCTCATCGAGACACTCGATGGAGTGGGGGCTGCGCGTTGA
- the rpoC gene encoding DNA-directed RNA polymerase subunit beta' produces the protein MLDATTFDELRIGLATAEDIRKWSYGEVKKPETINYRTLKPEKDGLFGEQIFGPSRDWECACGKYKRVRFKGIVCERCGVEVTKSSVRRERMGHIELAAPVTHIWYFKGVPSRLGYLLDMAPKDLEKVIYFAAYMVIDVDDEGRHADMPGLENELRLEIKTIGDQRDARIAELMKRKETELETLEAEGAKSDQKKRAEAAADKEMTGVRKSADEQIAHLERVWEDFRTLKVGDLKPEDSVFHELQDRFGMYFDAYMGAEAIKKRLEAFDLAAEAEDLRLQIAEGKGQKKIRAIKRLRVVSSFLQTGNSPAAMVLDVVPVIPPELRPMVQLDGGRFATSDLNDLYRRVINRNNRLRRLLDLGAPEIIVNNEKRMLQEAVDALFDNGRRGRPVTGTGNRALKSLSDMLKGKQGRFRQNLLGKRVDYSGRSVIVVGPQLKLHQCGLPKQMALELFKPFVIKRLIDLSHAQNIKAAKRMVERSRPQVWDVLEEIIRERPVLLNRAPTLHRLGIQAFEPQLVEGKAIQLHPLVCAAFNADFDGDQMAVHLPLSVEAQAEARILMLASNNILKPSDGRPVTLPTQDMIIGLHHLTTHKPGAAGEGRAFSSISEAILAFDQNRPGEIALDLNATVKIRLEGLHFAEGQAPEGFVQGKPFILETTLGRALFNEALPVDYPYVNEQAGKSQISEIVNDLAERYPKTEVAATLDRIKDAGFRWATRSGVTVALSDILTPPNKAEIVSKYEKQAAKVTSQFEKGLTTDLERRQELIQIWTKATDEVARAMQDNFPIDNTINRMVTSGARGNWLQVRNIAGMRGLVNNPKGEIIPRPIISSYREGLSVAEYFIATHGARKGLADTALRTADSGYLTRRLVDVSQDVIIREDDCGTNKGLDLPIATTDATGALVRDPNVENAVYARSLAADAVDAKGKVVAEAGSDVGDVLINELLAAGVESIKVRSVLTCESAVGVCARCYGRSLATGKLVDIGEAVGIIAAQSIGEPGTQLTMRTFHTGGSASADDITQGLPRVQELFEARTPKGASPIVEAAGRVTIDETDKQRKVILTPDNGDEPIAYNVLKRSTLLVEDGQHVDLGQQLIVGTVDPKEVLRVKGVREVQKHLVNGVQDVYRSQGVPIHDKHIEVIVRQMLRKVTVVDHGDTDLLPGELVDRLKYNDINRATLTEGKKTASARQEVMGITKASLATESWLSAASFQETTRVLTQAAMEGKSDPLVGLKENVIIGKLIPAGTGLGRYRNVAVEATEEAKAERYPNRIFTDDAAFTEGDLSFVDFDAFSSDDFTPGNYS, from the coding sequence TTGCTCGACGCAACGACTTTTGACGAGCTTCGCATCGGCCTGGCCACCGCAGAGGACATCCGCAAGTGGTCCTACGGTGAGGTCAAGAAGCCTGAAACCATCAACTACCGCACCCTGAAGCCCGAGAAGGACGGTCTGTTCGGCGAGCAGATCTTCGGCCCGAGCCGCGACTGGGAGTGCGCGTGCGGCAAGTACAAGCGCGTGCGCTTCAAGGGCATCGTCTGTGAGCGATGCGGCGTGGAGGTCACCAAGTCCTCCGTGCGCCGTGAGCGCATGGGCCACATCGAGCTCGCCGCCCCGGTCACGCACATCTGGTACTTCAAGGGTGTGCCCAGCCGCCTCGGCTACCTGCTGGACATGGCGCCGAAGGACCTCGAGAAGGTCATCTACTTCGCCGCATACATGGTGATCGACGTCGACGACGAGGGTCGTCACGCCGACATGCCCGGCCTTGAGAACGAGCTCCGCCTCGAGATCAAGACCATCGGCGACCAGCGCGACGCCCGCATCGCCGAGCTCATGAAGCGCAAGGAGACCGAGCTCGAGACGCTCGAGGCCGAAGGCGCGAAGAGCGACCAGAAGAAGCGCGCCGAGGCTGCGGCCGACAAGGAGATGACCGGCGTCCGCAAGTCGGCCGACGAGCAGATCGCGCACCTCGAGCGCGTGTGGGAGGACTTCCGCACCCTCAAGGTCGGCGACCTGAAGCCCGAAGACTCCGTCTTCCACGAGCTCCAGGACCGCTTCGGCATGTACTTCGACGCCTACATGGGCGCCGAGGCCATCAAGAAGCGCCTCGAGGCGTTCGACCTGGCCGCCGAGGCGGAAGACCTGCGCCTGCAGATCGCCGAGGGCAAGGGCCAGAAGAAGATCCGCGCGATCAAGCGGCTCCGCGTCGTCAGCTCCTTCCTGCAGACCGGCAACTCGCCGGCTGCGATGGTGCTCGACGTGGTGCCCGTGATCCCGCCGGAGCTCCGGCCGATGGTGCAGCTCGACGGTGGCCGCTTCGCGACCTCCGACCTCAACGACCTCTACCGTCGTGTGATCAACCGCAACAACCGCCTTCGTCGCCTGCTCGACCTCGGGGCTCCCGAGATCATCGTGAACAACGAGAAGCGGATGCTCCAGGAGGCCGTTGACGCGCTGTTCGACAACGGTCGTCGTGGCCGCCCGGTCACCGGTACCGGCAACCGCGCCCTCAAGTCCCTGAGCGACATGCTCAAGGGCAAGCAGGGTCGTTTCCGCCAGAACCTGCTCGGCAAGCGCGTCGACTACTCGGGCCGTTCGGTCATCGTCGTCGGCCCGCAGCTGAAGCTGCACCAGTGCGGTCTGCCCAAGCAGATGGCGCTCGAGCTCTTCAAGCCGTTCGTGATCAAGCGCCTCATCGACCTGAGCCACGCTCAGAACATCAAGGCCGCCAAGCGCATGGTCGAGCGTTCGCGCCCGCAGGTCTGGGACGTGCTCGAGGAGATCATCCGCGAGCGCCCGGTGCTGCTGAACCGTGCGCCCACGCTGCACCGTCTCGGCATCCAGGCCTTCGAGCCGCAGCTCGTCGAGGGCAAGGCGATCCAGCTCCACCCGCTCGTGTGTGCCGCGTTCAACGCGGACTTCGACGGCGACCAGATGGCCGTGCACCTTCCCCTCTCGGTGGAGGCGCAGGCCGAGGCGCGCATCCTGATGCTCGCCTCGAACAACATCCTGAAGCCGTCCGACGGCCGCCCGGTGACCCTGCCCACGCAGGACATGATCATCGGCCTGCACCACCTCACGACCCACAAGCCCGGCGCAGCCGGCGAGGGTCGCGCGTTCTCGTCGATCTCCGAGGCCATCCTCGCGTTCGACCAGAACCGTCCGGGTGAGATCGCGCTCGACCTGAACGCCACGGTGAAGATCCGCCTCGAGGGGCTGCACTTCGCCGAGGGCCAGGCCCCCGAGGGCTTCGTTCAGGGCAAGCCGTTCATCCTCGAGACGACGCTCGGCCGTGCCCTCTTCAACGAGGCGCTGCCGGTCGACTACCCGTACGTCAACGAGCAGGCCGGCAAGTCGCAGATCTCCGAGATCGTCAACGACCTCGCCGAGCGCTACCCGAAGACCGAGGTCGCCGCGACCCTCGACCGGATCAAGGACGCCGGCTTCCGCTGGGCGACCCGTTCCGGCGTGACCGTCGCACTCTCCGACATCCTGACGCCGCCCAACAAGGCGGAGATCGTCTCGAAGTACGAGAAGCAGGCCGCGAAGGTGACATCGCAGTTCGAGAAGGGTCTCACGACCGACCTCGAGCGCCGCCAGGAGCTCATCCAGATCTGGACGAAGGCCACCGACGAGGTCGCCCGTGCCATGCAGGACAACTTCCCGATCGACAACACCATCAACCGCATGGTGACGTCGGGTGCTCGTGGTAACTGGCTGCAGGTGCGCAACATCGCCGGCATGCGAGGCCTCGTGAACAACCCGAAGGGTGAGATCATCCCTCGCCCGATCATCTCGAGCTACCGCGAGGGCCTCTCGGTCGCCGAGTACTTCATCGCGACGCACGGTGCCCGCAAGGGTCTGGCCGACACGGCCCTCCGTACGGCCGACTCGGGTTACCTCACGCGTCGTCTCGTCGACGTCTCGCAGGATGTCATCATCCGCGAAGACGACTGCGGCACGAACAAGGGTCTCGACCTGCCGATCGCGACGACGGATGCCACGGGCGCGCTCGTGCGCGACCCGAACGTCGAGAACGCCGTGTACGCGCGCAGCCTCGCGGCTGACGCCGTCGACGCGAAGGGCAAGGTCGTGGCCGAGGCCGGTTCCGACGTCGGCGATGTGCTCATCAACGAGCTCCTCGCCGCGGGCGTCGAGTCGATCAAGGTGCGCTCGGTCCTCACGTGCGAGTCCGCAGTCGGCGTCTGCGCGCGGTGCTACGGCCGTTCGCTCGCGACCGGCAAGCTCGTCGACATCGGCGAGGCCGTCGGCATCATCGCGGCCCAGTCGATCGGTGAGCCCGGCACGCAGCTCACGATGCGTACCTTCCACACCGGTGGTTCGGCCTCGGCCGACGACATCACGCAGGGTCTTCCCCGCGTGCAGGAGCTCTTCGAGGCTCGCACCCCCAAGGGTGCGTCGCCCATCGTCGAGGCCGCCGGTCGCGTCACGATCGACGAGACCGACAAGCAGCGCAAGGTCATCCTCACGCCCGACAACGGCGACGAGCCGATCGCGTACAACGTGCTCAAGCGTTCGACGCTGCTCGTGGAAGACGGCCAGCACGTCGACCTCGGCCAGCAGCTGATCGTCGGCACCGTCGACCCGAAGGAAGTCCTCCGGGTCAAGGGCGTGCGCGAAGTGCAGAAGCACCTCGTGAACGGCGTCCAGGACGTGTACCGCTCGCAGGGCGTGCCGATCCACGACAAGCACATCGAGGTCATCGTGCGCCAGATGCTGCGCAAGGTCACCGTCGTCGACCACGGCGACACCGACCTGCTGCCCGGTGAGCTCGTCGACCGCCTGAAGTACAACGACATCAACCGCGCGACGCTGACCGAGGGCAAGAAGACCGCCTCGGCCCGCCAGGAGGTCATGGGTATCACCAAGGCCTCCCTCGCGACCGAGTCGTGGCTGTCGGCCGCGTCCTTCCAGGAGACGACCCGCGTGCTCACGCAGGCCGCCATGGAGGGCAAGTCCGACCCGCTCGTCGGCCTCAAGGAGAACGTCATCATCGGCAAGCTCATCCCGGCGGGTACCGGCCTCGGCCGTTACCGGAACGTCGCGGTCGAGGCCACCGAGGAGGCGAAGGCGGAGCGTTACCCGAACCGCATCTTCACCGACGACGCGGCCTTCACCGAGGGTGACCTGAGCTTCGTCGACTTCGACGCATTCTCGAGCGACGACTTCACCCCCGGCAACTACAGCTAG